The following are from one region of the Myotis daubentonii chromosome 2, mMyoDau2.1, whole genome shotgun sequence genome:
- the LOC132226807 gene encoding LOW QUALITY PROTEIN: basement membrane-specific heparan sulfate proteoglycan core protein-like (The sequence of the model RefSeq protein was modified relative to this genomic sequence to represent the inferred CDS: inserted 1 base in 1 codon), with protein sequence MGGELDVFGIHSGGIIDELEELQGARDFLRAEWQCGDGCGQSPADSGEYVCRVAGGAGPEQEASFSVTVLPRAAGSSYRLNSPVISIDPPSSTVQQGQDASFKCLIHDGAAPINIEWKFRNQELEDNIQISPNGSIITIVGTRPSNHGAYRCVASNAYGVAQSVVNLSVHGPPTVSVLPEGPVRVKVGKAITLECVSAGEPRSSARWTRIGTPTNLEQQMFGFVDSHTMLQISSAKPSDAGTYVCLAQNALGTTQKRVEVIVDTGNVTPGAPQVQVEEVELTVEAGHTATLRCSATGSPKPTIHWSKLRSPLPWQHKLEGDTLIIPRVAQQDSGQYICNATSPAGHAEATILLHVESPPYATTDPEHTSVRAGEAVQLQCLAHGTPPLTFQWSRVGGSLPGRATARNEMLHFESVAPEDSGRYRCQVTNRVGSAEAFTLVHVQGPSGSLPATPIPAGSTHTVQVTPQLETKSIGASVEFHCAVPNDRDTQLRWVKEGGQLPPGHSVQDGVLRIQNLDQSCQGTYICQAYGPWGQAQASAQLVVQALPSVLINIRTSVQTVVVGHAVEFECLAMGDPKPQVTWSKVGGRLRPGVMQSGGIVRIARVELADAGQYRCTATNAAGTTQSHVLLLVQALPQISTPPEVRVPAGSAAAFPCMASGYPTPDISWSKLDGNLPPGSRVENNMLLLPSVQPQDAGTYVCTATNRQGKVKAFADLQVPERVVPYFTQTPHSFLPLPTIKDAYRKFEIKITFRPDSADGMLLYNGQKRIPGSPSNLANRLPDFISFGLVGGRPEFRFDAGSGMATIRHPTPLVLGRFHTVTLLRSLTQGSLIVGSLAPVNGTSQGKFQGLDLNEELYLGGYPDYGAMPKAGLSRGFIGCVRELQIQGEEIVFHDLNLTAHGISHCPTCRDQPCQNGGWCQDSESSSYLCICPAGFTGSRCEHSQALHCHPEACGPDATCVNRPDGRGYNCRCHLGRSGPRCEEGVTVTTPSMSGTGSYLVLPALTNMHHELRLDIEFKPLAPNGILLFSGGKREPVEDFVSLAMVGGHLEFRYELGSGLAVLRSPEPLALGRWHRVSAEHLNKDGSLRVDGGRPVLRSSPGKSQGLNLHTLLYLGGVEPSVQLSLATNISTPFRGCLGEVSVNGKRLDLTYSFLGSRGIGQCYDSSPCERQPCQNGATCFPAGEFEFQCLCRDGFKGDLCEHEENPCQLREPCLHGGTCQGTHCLCPPGFSGPRCQQGSRHGTAESDWHLEGSGGNDAPGQYGAYFDDGGFLSLPSYVFPRSLPRVPETIQLEVRTSTASGLLLWQGMEMGEASQGKDFISLGLQDGHLVFSYQLGSGEARLVSEDPINDGEWHRVTALREGRRGSIQVDGEELVSGQSPGPNVAVNTKGSIYVGGAPSVATLTGGRFSSGITGCLRNLVLHSAGPGAPXPQPLDLQHNAQGGANTRPCPS encoded by the exons GCAATCCCCGGCCGATTCCGGCGAGTACGTTTGCCGCGTAGCGGGCGGTGCCGGCCCTGAGCAGGAGGCCTCCTTCTCAGTCACTGTCCTACCCAGAGCAGCGGGCTCCTCCTACCGCCTTAATAGCCCTGTCATCTCCATCGACCCGCCCAGCAGCACcgtgcagcagggccaggatgccaGCTTCAAGTGCCTCATTCACGACGGGGCAGCTCCCATCAACATTGAGTGGAAGTTTCGTAACCAAGAGCTGGAGGACAACATCCAGATCAGCCCCAACGGCTCCATCATCACCATCGTGGGCACCCGGCCCAGCAACCACGGTGCCTACCGCTGCGTGGCCTCCAATGCCTACGGCGTGGCCCAGAGCGTCGTGAACCTCAGTGTCCATGGGCCGCCTACGGTGTCTGTGCTCCCCGAGGGCCCTGTGCGGGTGAAAGTGGGGAAGGCCATCACCCTGGAATGTGTCAGTGCTGGGGAGCCCCGCTCTTCTGCTCGCTGGACTCGGATCGGCACCCCCACCAACTTGGAGCAGCAGATGTTCGGGTTCGTGGACAGCCACACGATGCTGCAGATTTCATCAGCTAAACCATCAGATGCGGGTACCTATGTGTGCCTTGCTCAGAATGCACTGGGCACGACACAGAAGCGGGTGGAGGTGATTGTGGACACGGGCAATGTGACCCCGGGGGCCCCACAGGTCCAGGTTGAAGAAGTTGAGTTGACTGTGGAAGCCGGACACACGGCCACCCtgcgctgctcagccacaggcaGCCCGAAGCCCACCATCCACTGGTCCAAGCTGCGCTCCCCACTGCCCTGGCAGCACAAGCTGGAAGGTGACACACTGATCATCCCCCGGGTAGCCCAGCAGGACTCCGGCCAGTACATCTGCAACGCCACCAGCCCTGCCGGACATGCGGAGGCCACCATCCTCCTGCATGTGGAGAGCCCACCGTACGCCACCACGGACCCGGAGCACACTTCGGTGAGGGCAGGGGAGGCGGTGCAGCTCCAGTGCCTGGCTCATGGGACGCCCCCACTCACCTTCCAGTGGAGCCGCGTGGGTGGTAGCCTCCCCGGGAGGGCGACGGCCAGGAACGAGATGCTACACTTTGAGTCGGTGGCTCCCGAGGACTCAGGCCGCTACCGCTGTCAGGTCACCAACAGGGTGGGCTCGGCGGAGGCCTTCACCCTGGTACACGTTCAAGGCCCCTCCGGCTCGCTCCCTGCCACCCCCATCCCAGCAGGATCCACACACACCGTTCAGGTCACGCCTCAGCTGGAGACCAAGAGCATAGGGGCCAGTGTGGAGTTCCATTGTGCCGTGCCTAACGACCGAGACACCCAGCTCCGCTGGGTCAAGGAAgggggccagctgcctcctggccaCAGTGTGCAGGACGGGGTGCTCCGAATCCAGAACTTGGACCAGAGCTGCCAAGGGACATATATTTGCCAGGCTTATGGACCATGGGGACAGGCCCAGGCCAGTGCCCAGCTAGTTGTCCAAGCCCTGCCCTCAGTGCTCATCAACATCCGGACCTCCGTGCAGACCGTGGTGGTCGGCCATGCTGTGGAGTTCGAGTGCCTGGCCATGGGTGACCCCAAGCCTCAAGTGACGTGGAGCAAAGTTGGAGGACGCCTGCGGCCTGGCGTCATGCAGAGCGGAGGCATCGTCAGGATTGCCCGCGTAGAGTTGGCCGACGCTGGACAGTACCGCTGCACCGCTACCAACGCCGCCGGCACCACCCAGTCCCACGTGCTGCTGCTCGTGCAAGCCTTGCCCCAGATCTCAACACCCCCAGAGGTCCGTGTGCCTGCTGGTTCTGCAGCCGCCTTCCCCTGCATGGCCTCTGGCTACCCTACTCCTGACATCAGCTGGAGCAAGCTGGATGGGAACCTGCCACCCGGCAGCCGCGTGGAGAACAACATGCTGCTGCTGCCCTCAGTTCAACCCCAGGATGCAGGCACCTACGTCTGCACTGCCACTAACCGCCAGGGCAAGGTCAAAGCCTTCGCCGACCTGCAGGTACCAGAGCGGGTGGTGCCCTACTTCACGCAGACCCCCCACTCCTTCCTGCCACTGCCCACCATCAAGGATGCCTACAGAAAGTTTGAGATCAAGATCACCTTCCGGCCTGACTCAGCTGATGGAATGCTGCTGTACAATGGGCAGAAGCGGatcccaggcagcccctccaaCTTGGCCAACAGGCTGCCCGACTTCATCTCCTTCGGCCTTGTGGGTGGGAGGCCTGAGTTCCGGTTTGACGCCGGCTCAGGCATGGCCACCATCCGCCACCCCACACCGCTGGTGCTGGGCCGGTTCCATACCGTGACCCTGCTGCGTAGCCTCACCCAGGGCTCCCTGATTGTAGGCAGCCTGGCCCCAGTCAACGGGACCTCCCAGGGCAAGTTCCAGGGCCTGGATCTGAATGAGGAGCTCTACCTGGGCGGCTACCCTGACTATGGCGCCATGCCCAAAGCAGGGCTGAGCAGAGGCTTCATAGGCTGTGTCCGGGAGCTACAAATCCAGGGCGAGGAGATTGTCTTCCATGACCTCAACCTCACAGCGCATGGCATCTCCCACTGCCCTACCTGTCGGGACCAGCCTTGCCAGAATGGGGGCTGGTGCCAGGACTCAGAGAGCAGCAGCTACCTGTGCATCTGCCCAGCTGGCTTCACCGGGAGTCGCTGTGAGCACTCCCAGGCCCtgcactgccacccagaggcctgTGGGCCCGACGCTACCTGTGTAAACAGGCCCGATGGCCGAGGCTACAACTGCCGCTGTCACCTGGGCCGCTCCGGGCCCAGGTGTGAGGAAGGTGTGACCGTGACCACGCCCTCCATGTCGGGCACTGGCTCCTATCTGGTGCTGCCCGCCCTCACCAACATGCACCACGAGCTTCGCCTGGACATTGAGTTCAAGCCGCTGGCACCCAACGGAATCCTGCTGTTCAGCGGGGGCAAGCGCGAGCCTGTGGAGGACTTCGTGTCCCTGGCGATGGTTGGTGGCCACCTGGAGTTCCGCTACGAGTTGGGGTCAGGGCTGGCTGTTCTGAGGAGCCCAGAGCCACTGGCCCTGGGCCGCTGGCACCGTGTGTCTGCCGAGCACCTCAACAAGGACGGCAGCCTGCGGGTGGACGGCGGACGCCCCGTGCTGCGCTCCTCCCCGGGCAAGAGCCAAGGCCTCAACCTGCACACCCTCCTCTACCTCGGTGGCGTGGAGCCCTCGGTGCAGCTGTCCCTGGCCACCAACATTAGCACTCCCTTCCGTGGCTGCCTGGGTGAGGTGTCAGTGAATGGAAAGCGGCTAGACCTCACCTACAGCTTCCTGGGCAGCCGGGGCATCGGGCAGTGCTATGACAGCTCCCCGTGTGAGCGCCAGCCTTGCCAGAACGGCGCCACGTGCTTTCCTGCTGGCGAGTTTGAGTTTCAGTGTCTGTGTCGAGATGGCTTCAAAGGAGACCTCTGCGAGCATGAGGAGAACCCCTGCCAGCTCCGTGAGCCCTGTCTGCATGGGGGCACCTGCCAGGGCACCCACTGCCTCTGTCCCCCCGGCTTCTCTGGCCCCCGCTGCCAACAAGGCTCTAGACATGGCACCGCGGAATCCGACTGGCATCTTGAAGGCAGTGGGGGCAACGATGCCCCAGGACAATACGGAGCCTATTTTGACGATGGTGGCTTCCTATCCCTCCCCAGCTACGTCTTCCCCAGGAGCCTGCCCAGGGTGCCTGAGACCATCCAGCTGGAAGTTCGGACCAGCACAGCCAGCGGCCTCCTGCTCTGGCAGGgcatggagatgggagaggccaGCCAAGGGAAGGACTTCATCAGTCTCGGGCTTCAGGATGGGCACCTTGTCTTCAGCTACCAGCTGGGCAGCGGGGAGGCCCGCCTTGTCTCTGAGGACCCCATCAATGACGGCGAGTGGCATCGGGTGACGGCGCTGCGAGAGGGCCGGAGGGGCTCCATCCAGGTGGACGGTGAGGAGCTGGTCAGCGGCCAGTCCCCAGGCCCGAATGTGGCCGTCAACACCAAGGGCAGCATCTATGTCGGCGGAGCCCCCAGCGTGGCCACACTGACCGGGGGCAGGTTCTCCTCAGGCATCACGGGCTGTCTCAGGAACCTGGTGCTGCACTCGGCCGGGCCGGGCGCCC CCCCACAGCCCCTGGACCTGCAGCACAACGCCCAGGGGGGGGCCAACACGCGGCCCTGCCCCTCATAG